Below is a genomic region from Scheffersomyces stipitis CBS 6054 chromosome 8, complete sequence.
TATATTAATCATATAGtcacatttttcactcaCCAATGGGACTGCTGCATATATTGGATCAGTTGAAgatcaacgacaacatcTACTCGGAGATCCCGCCGCCCGATCCAAACAAACGAGCCCATCGAATTCGGAATCATAGTGACTATTCGTTAAAACTGTTGATACGACGGACGCGAATCCCACAAACCAatccaacttcttctagAGTCACTATCAGTCGAACTTCGGATCCAAGACACTTTTATGTCCATATAAATCTCGTcaagaaagatgaagtGGCAAACTCGGCTAgcatgaagaagaagacccTTATTCTCAATCTCaagtcatcttcaaagCAAGCGACGTCTCGCAAACTGAACGATTTGGATACACGAGAATTGCCGTACAGAGGTATATTTCCATATCCTGACTGCACCATCAACGATACTGATCCTACCAAAGAGGATCGAGAActttttgaaaagttggctGAAGAAGGCAATGCTCTTCGTTTAAAAGATACAAACCAGTTGACCCAGCAAAAGGATGAAACTCCAACCATTAACGATAGAAGTGTAGAATCAACTCCTACGCCTGCCTCAATGCCCAATTTGCTCAAGTCTCAAATCGAGAAAATTGTTTTCCGCAACTACGAAATCAACACCTGGTACACAGCTCCATACCCAGAAGAATACTCTCAATCCAAAGTATTATTCATCTGTGAGCATTGCTTAAAGTATATGAACTCACCCATGTCCTACAAGAGACACCAGCTCAAGAACTGTAACTTTTCAAATAACCATCCTCCAGGAGTAGAAATATATCGTGATTTGGCTACACGGATCCTGATCTGGGAAGTAGATGGCCGCAAGAATATTAACTATTGCCAAAACTTATGTCTTCTTGCAAAGCTATTTCTCAATTCAAAAACTTTGTATTACGATGTGGAGCCATTCATATTTTACATATTGACAGAAATTGACGAATTCAACCTCTCAAAATACCATTTTGTCGGATACTTTTCCAAAGAGAAGTTAAATAATTCCGACTACAACGTCTCCTGTATTCTCACGTTGCCTATTTATCAGAGAAAAGGTTATGGTAACCTATTGATCGATTTCTCGTATTTGTTGAGCAGACAAGAATTCAAGTATGGTACACCAGAAAAGCCATTGAGTGATTTAGGTTTACTCAGTTATAGAAACTACTGGAGAGTAACCATCGCCTATAAACTTAGAGAACTCTACACAGCATTTGGgtcagaagaagaatccacAACTCCTTCCTCCATCATTTCCCACACAACAATATCAGTAGATATACTTTGTAAACTAACTGGTatgacttcttcagatgTGGTAGTTGGTTTAGAACAGTTAGATGCATTGATCAAAAACCCGTCCACCAACACATATGCAATTGTTCttaacttgaagaaaataaaCTATGAAATCGCCAGATGGGAGAAGAAAAACTATACTAAACTCAATTACTCCAAGCTTCTTTGGAAGCCAATGCTTTTCGGGCCCTCTGGGGGGATTAATTCAGCACCAGCGTTTGTAGCTCCTCTTGCTGCTGGTCACAATAGTGTCTCTCTGATAGTtggtttcttgaaagatgaCATCAATAACCCATATTcatatgaagaagaagcataTAAGGAGATAGAAatgagaagagaagttAGTCTTCTGAAATCGGACGACAATGACAACGCAgatgatcaagaagatccCGACGAAGATTTAGATAACTATTTGATATGTTATCCAGGAATACAGTACAgcaccaagaagaaaccaataAAGCTGTCTACTGAGATCAAGCAAGTTTCTTTTGTAGACCTCAACAATCTACTGGACGAGTTCCCTGAAATATTCGAAGATGACGAACCTGCCAGTAGCTCCAGTGAGTCGGAAGACTATGTGGAAGCATCAGAAGTGGAAGAtgttgacgaagaagaagaggaggatGATATAGACACTGAGTTGGCTCATAGAACCAAGATTCCACGAGTCAGCGAATCTAGCGACACTAGTGACTCTGaaattgctgaagaagaagaggaagaacCTACAGAAGTGGACattcttgatgttgtttCGGATACAAGCGGAAGAAATACTCCAGTAATAATGAATGGTTCATCTAAACAGGCCGAAGTCATTAACGTTGTGGAAGTACCTAAACGCAAGAGAGGGAGACCTAGGGGTTCCTTCAAAAAACGCCCCCTTGTGATGGAAACGTCGGTTGGCTTGGTTTCATCAAGAACGCTTAGATCTGTCAGAAGTCTACAGTAAAGCTGCACAGATAAGAGGAATGGATCTGACAACCAGACGAACCTGTATTAATTTTAATGTATTCTATGTATTTTAGTAATGTACAATAACTTCCCCTTGGAATTCAAGGGCATCTACATGAATCTAAACCTTAAACAATTTGCAAGAGTTCTCGTAGACTAGGTCAACAAAGTCTTCTATCTCTTTGTCATCTGTTATCCCATGAAGTCCACACAAGATCTCTGCTATGGTACCAACGAAAACTGGCTCGTTTCTAGATTTCATCAATGGAGGAGCAAATTTGCCAACTCTAAAATCAATATTCAGGAGATTGTGCTCCTGtgaaatcaactctttcaCAAAGGTGAAGTGTTTGTCGGAGTTCTTTTTGTTAACAATAGGGTATGGCAAAAGCTCATGCATCTTGATTGGATCCTTCTTGGGTTGAGGCTGGGCTTTCTTTTTACGGTAAGTTCCGTTATTATTTTCATTGATTTCTGTCTCTTCGCCTTTTTCTTCGGTAGCTTCCTTTCTGACTTCCGGGTAAAACTTGTTTGGATAAGGAGTAATGTATTTGTAGCCAGCGTGAGTTTTCCTGACTTCACACCATGGTGCATCAGTCTCTATCAATAGTTTTTCCTTGGGTATTAAAGAAGCAACCTGTAggttttcttctgttttcaaGGAACAACCATTCAAACTGATGTAAAATCCcaatttcaaaagtttggacaactcttcttctgttccaGTGAAGGAATGAACTACACCATTACCCTTCTCGATTGATCCATCCTCAATAAATGGCTGGAGAATCTCAACGAAGTCGTCACAAGCAGCTCTCATATGCAAAAATAAGGGAATTTTGAGGCCCTTCAAATCAGCAATAACCTCTAGCTGTTTTCTGAACATCGTCTTTTGTTGGTCAACTGTTGAATAATGCAATCTATCGTAGTCCAATCCAATTTCCCCAAAAGCCTTGATATAGCCCAATTCATGGCCAGTTTCTACAATGTCTTTtaatttttgcaatttttcgTCAACATCATCTCTTAACGTTTCAGTGTactttccattttcatctttaaCATAGAATTCTTCGGCTACAGTGCATGGATGGACACCAGCAGTGGAGCTGAAGTTACGGTGATTCTCTTCACATAAACCAAAATGATCTTCGCTTTCCTTGATAGTAGAAGACGTTATAAGtatcttttctacattAAAAAAGTGCGCTCTGTCTATCACAGCACTGATGACAGTAGGGTCATTGGCAATGGTTGAATCATGATATCTACCTTGGAACAGGGAATCGGAAAAGTTGACGCCAATGTCGAAATACCGAGGTTTCCATGCatttgaagtagttgaCATCCTGAAAAAGTCCGTAGGTTTGAGGAAAATGTTATCTCTGTAGACACTTCTGCAAATTGCCCTACGAAACATCCAATGGCTTCTCTGCTTGCTGACGAAAATAATGAATTTTTAGATCGGAGTTTTTCAAATAATCGCGATATCAATCTGTACAAAAAAGTAGAGgaaagttgaaatttgcAATTATGCTATCTTCAATAACTTTTTCTTTAAAAGATTAATACTGAAGATGTCTGATATAGATAGGCTTCTTTCTGTAGAAGAGTCTTCGTTAGTCAAAGatcaagagattgaacgggttctttcttgttctgaATGGGATTATTTCGCTATACTTGATGTTGATCCCAGCAAGCACGAACCTGAGGCTATACCGAATGtagtgaagaaaatatATAGAAAGAAGTCATTGCTTATCCATCCTGACAGGACGAACAATTCAAAAGCACCAGAAGCATTTGATAAGTTGAAAAAGGCAGAGTTGGTTCTTGGGACTTCTCTAGATGGGGAATCTGATAATAACCTAGTCGCAGAGAAGAGAAGGCTCATGGATATATATATCGATGtacagaagaagctgcaacaacaagaattgaCTGAGGTAAGATTGGAAGTGGCTTCTATATTAAAGGAAGAAGTAAATAACGAAAACATCGACAAGTTATACAAGCAGAGACAAGAAGCCAGCAAACAAGCAGAGCTACAACGGGCACAAGAGTCGAGAAAGATGCGGAAGAAGCTCGAGGAAAAATGGGAGGACGACAGAGATGCCAGAGTGAGCAATTGGCGAAAGTATACACGTAAGGTTGAAAAGagtaagaagaagataaagaagaagctatTAGCCTGATAGACTGCTTAGTGGGCCATACTTCTTTGAATCTTTAGTATGAGATCCTTAACTTAGAGATTCTGAAGTACGAGAATTTCGTCAATTGTGAGAATCTGAATCTTAGTGCGAAAATCTTAACTATGTTTGTGAATTTTGCAATGCGATGTCAGcctttctttctctcttgTTGTTAGCGACTTACTTCATATTCATTCTTCTCGGTCTATTCTAGTCGATTCACAATGGGAGCATCTAATTTCACACAAGTGATTTCCGTTGGAGTTGTTTCGTTCCTCACAGGCTACTATGTTCATCAATGGTTGAATTCCAAGAGCAGCAGACCTAGAACCAGATCCAGCATTAGAAAGGTCACATCTTCTTCCGAAGAGTCTACTGAGGAgtcttttgaagaagattcggACGACGAAGGTATCGATATCAATTCCACCTCCCTAAACGAAATACCTGGAGAAGTCCGTATGACTTTGGTAGTTCGTCAGGACTTGAAAATGGGCAAAGGTAAGGCTGCTGCACAATGTCTGCATGCCACATTGGCTCTCTACAAAAAGATCACCAACCCCCAGTCAGATGCTTATAACCCAGACATGGTGAGAAGATGGGaatatggaaatggacAGGCCAAGATCACATTACAGGTTCCaaatgaagacgaaatgGATACTTTGTTTGCACAAGCCATTTCTTTAGGTGTCAATGCTTATGTAGTTCATGATGCCGGAAGAACTCAAATCGCTGCTGGAAGTGCCACTGTACTTGGATTAGGTCCAGCTCCAAAATTAGTGTTGGACCAAATCACCCtggagttgaaattgtacTAGGATATATTTGCAATCGGATAGATATAGAGACCAAACCATAAAAGGAAGTCATACGATAATTTTTTCAAGTAACTGTATTGATACCTCTTCTAATTCTCTACGTAAGCACATCTTGTATAAGAATC
It encodes:
- a CDS encoding predicted protein (go_component nucleus~go_function nucleic acid binding; zinc ion binding), encoding MKKKTLILNLKSSSKQATSRKSNDLDTRELPYRGIFPYPDCTINDTDPTKEDRELFEKLAEEGNALRLKDTNQLTQQKDETPTINDRSVESTPTPASMPNLLKSQIEKIVFRNYEINTWYTAPYPEEYSQSKVLFICEHCLKYMNSPMSYKRHQLKNCNFSNNHPPGVEIYRDLATRISIWEVDGRKNINYCQNLCLLAKLFLNSKTLYYDVEPFIFYILTEIDEFNLSKYHFVGYFSKEKLNNSDYNVSCILTLPIYQRKGYGNLLIDFSYLLSRQEFKYGTPEKPLSDLGLLSYRNYWRVTIAYKLRELYTAFGSEEESTTPSSIISHTTISVDILCKLTGMTSSDVVVGLEQLDALIKNPSTNTYAIVLNLKKINYEIARWEKKNYTKLNYSKLLWKPMLFGPSGGINSAPAFVAPLAAGHNSVSSIVGFLKDDINNPYSYEEEAYKEIEMRREVSLSKSDDNDNADDQEDPDEDLDNYLICYPGIQYSTKKKPIKSSTEIKQVSFVDLNNLSDEFPEIFEDDEPASSSSESEDYVEASEVEDVDEEEEE
- a CDS encoding predicted protein — protein: MFRRAICRSVYRDNIFLKPTDFFRMSTTSNAWKPRYFDIGVNFSDSSFQGRYHDSTIANDPTVISAVIDRAHFFNVEKILITSSTIKESEDHFGLCEENHRNFSSTAGVHPCTVAEEFYVKDENGKYTETLRDDVDEKLQKLKDIVETGHELGYIKAFGEIGLDYDRLHYSTVDQQKTMFRKQLEVIADLKGLKIPLFLHMRAACDDFVEILQPFIEDGSIEKGNGVVHSFTGTEEELSKLLKLGFYISLNGCSLKTEENLQVASLIPKEKLLIETDAPWCEVRKTHAGYKYITPYPNKFYPEKSMKIITELTPQPKKDPIKMHELLPYPIVNKKNSDKHFTFVKELISQEHNLSNIDFRVGKFAPPLMKSRNEPVFVGTIAEILCGLHGITDDKEIEDFVDLVYENSCKLFKV
- a CDS encoding predicted protein; translated protein: MSDIDRLLSVEESSLVKDQEIERVLSCSEWDYFAILDVDPSKHEPEAIPNVVKKIYRKKSLLIHPDRTNNSKAPEAFDKLKKAELVLGTSLDGESDNNLVAEKRRLMDIYIDVQKKSQQQELTEVRLEVASILKEEVNNENIDKLYKQRQEASKQAELQRAQESRKMRKKLEEKWEDDRDARVSNWRKYTRKVEKSKKKIKKKLLA
- a CDS encoding predicted protein, producing MGASNFTQVISVGVVSFLTGYYVHQWLNSKSSRPRTRSSIRKVTSSSEESTEESFEEDSDDEGIDINSTSLNEIPGEVRMTLVVRQDLKMGKGKAAAQCSHATLALYKKITNPQSDAYNPDMVRRWEYGNGQAKITLQVPNEDEMDTLFAQAISLGVNAYVVHDAGRTQIAAGSATVLGLGPAPKLVLDQITSELKLY